A window from Megalobrama amblycephala isolate DHTTF-2021 linkage group LG9, ASM1881202v1, whole genome shotgun sequence encodes these proteins:
- the sdc3 gene encoding syndecan-3 has product MKLPCWMALALLLLAQTALASRPSDDEGSGDEFPDDEDFYSGSGSGFPDINVRPTAAGVAVTTEEPLPLSTTQATGPAPSASPAAEPSSPPPPEVERESGLGQDVLDRDSKVETEIEEEEMRTTKEPDRERESEMVIRLDADKERGQETTKATVAPRLTDVPVVFMDSSTAPDETTVEDDDLFITTEMMFELSSTPETTTEEDIITTTEVIPTTVSSTTAKPPRPRPALTTPSSAPVRPRQPQTTPSRAALPESSTRSLMSSTTQTQTPDETVNNEVAGPGPSGDFEIHENEVHQGNEVGRGRKAGDADLTGNTVDAAGSSAAQLPQKNILERKEVLIAVIVGGVVGALFAAFLVMLLVYRMKKKDEGSYTLEEPKQATVTYQKPDKQEEFYA; this is encoded by the exons GCATCCCGACCAAGCGACGATGAGGGCTCCGGAGATGAATTTCCCGACGATGAGGACTTCTACTCCGGATCTGGCTCTGGCT TTCCAGATATAAACGTTCGTCCGACTGCAGCAGGTGTGGCTGTCACTACGGAGGAGCCCCTCCCACTTTCTACCACACAGGCCACTGGCCCCGCCCCCTCGGCCTCCCCCGCCGCAGAGCCGAGTAGCCCACCTCCACCTGAGGTGGAGCGCGAGAGCGGCTTGGGTCAAGATGTACTAGACAGAGACAGCAAAGTGGAGACTGAGATTGAGGAGGAGGAAATGAGGACGACGAAGGAGCCGGATAGAGAACGAGAATCCGAGATGGTAATAAGGTTGGATGCTGACAAAGAGCGGGGACAAGAGACGACGAAAGCTACGGTTGCACCCCGGCTGACTGACGTTCCTGTAGTGTTCATGGACTCATCCACCGCTCCGGATGAGACTACAGTGGAGGACGACGATCTGTTCATTACTACGGAAATGATGTTTGAGCTGTCCAGCACACCAGAGACGACGACAGAAGAAGACATCATCACAACCACCGAGGTTATTCCCACCACCGTTTCGTCCACCACTGCTAAGCCGCCAAGACCACGTCCTGCCCTGACCACTCCAAGCTCCGCCCCCGTACGACCCCGGCAACCGCAGACCACCCCGAGTAGAGCCGCCCTGCCGGAGAGCAGCACTCGCTCGCTGATGAGCTCCACAACACAG ACACAAACACCAGATGAAACTGTAAATAATGAAGTTGCAGGACCAGGTCCAAGTGGTGATTTTGAAATCCACGAGAATGAAGTTCACCAAGGCAACGAGGTCGGCCGAGGCAGAAAGGCTGGAGATGCAGATCTGACTGGAAACACAGTAGATGCTGCGGGAAGCTCCGCCGCTCAACTTCCACAGAAGAACATCCTCGAGAGGAAGGAAGTTTTGATAG CGGTGATTGTCGGAGGTGTAGTTGGAGCACTCTTCGCTGCGTTCCTTGTAATGTTACTCGTCTACCGGATGAAAAAGAAAGATGAAGGCAGCTACACATTAGAGGAGCCTAAACAAGCCACCGTCACCTACCAGAAACCGGACAAGCAGGAAGAATTCTACGCCTAA
- the LOC125275060 gene encoding uncharacterized protein LOC125275060 — protein sequence MLEFALHSSSITLISGLQIDACARGNTMAEDALFVSDYDGSCFLCEEDEQRGYCRYRNAEKENEREINSDAEEVEDKESSEFKSDSELKLEEITEENQTAEPEERKTETEEEEKTEDNKQKNEKSTEEEEQNKKVDIVESDEEDKQESMLGLNKDDETKTDGGDDDDDEEASNLLVPPLEDDCILQMGPDCTIDLVMVCDQSVARCMNEDLLLCPPKSSDFSQQPSIKSPPRPLSITLPPQNPTAFPFQPQPLLQPQIPPQVQLEASCLGKRPYGSSPAVDPQAMRPLEVTLRQVYTTRRYTRFASRAALMPLASVGGETCTQVLPSISADVPLMPPKKKTRTFYSTDQLEELERVFQDDHYPDGDKRKEIAASIGVTPQRIMVWFQNRRAKWRKTAKTTTKKPPASRGQPCVQVNRPPVFTAPAVASQHPKPGNTLPPYSTIRTSRTSPQGPACVDVAPCVSQGGFLEYMPPPMHSPPPIRRASLPLITAYNPSTHTVSLLLDTPEHSEPSSADTTPLSLQTDTGIDYDSLGNSVKMDFMTSAPQNSTLNYQLNTFPQQSNTLLAQQTNSLLPQQTNTLLPQQTSCLMPQQSSTLMPQYSHLSYLTPSPYLTPNPTESSSAPYLPLNNTLPAYTSSGHAYLQPQTGNQMLLQSGVHAFQAYPWATDMYSQPGQYTQAVFRPQLSSQGHESQYTQLLPQQHYVQLQGAPQLPSLPKPTPDPLLPSVKVESEDMGHSQPIRVSEAEPTFHCDFSPINF from the exons ATGCTCGAGTTTGCGCTTCACTCAAGCTCAATAACTTTAATATCAGGTTTACAGATAGACGCCTGTGCGCGCGGCAACACGATGGCCGAAGATGCCTTGTTTGTCAGTGATTACG ATGGTTCTTGTTTTCTGTGTGAAGAGGATGAGCAGAGAGGGTATTGTAGATACAGAAATGCAGAGAaagagaatgagagagaaaTAAACAGTGATGCAGAAGAAGTGGAAGACAAGGAGTCAAGCGAGTTCAAGAGTGACTCTGAGCTGAAACTAGAGGAAATAACTGAGGAGAACCAGACAGCAGAACCTGAAGAAAGGAAAACAGAGACGGAAGAGGAAGAAAAAACTGAAGACAACAAgcagaaaaatgagaaaagcacagaagaagaagagcaAAACAAGAAAGTAGATATCGTTGAGTCGGATGAAGAAGATAAGCAGGAAAGTATGTTAGGTTTAAACAAAGATGATGAAACAAAGACagatggtggtgatgatgatgatgacgaagAGGCAAGCAACTTGCTGGTGCCTCCTCTAGAGGACGACTGTATTTTGCAGATGGGCCCAGATTGCACCATAGACCTGGTGATGGTGTGTGATCAGTCGGTAGCGAGGTGTATGAATGAAGACCTTTTGTTATGCCCCCCCAAGTCTTCAGATTTCTCCCAGCAGCCCTCTATAAAATCCCCACCAAGACCATTATCTATCACGTTACCGCCTCAAAATCCCACAGCGTTCCCCTTTCAGCCCCAGCCGCTTCTTCAACCTCAGATCCCACCGCAGGTCCAGTTGGAGGCCTCGTGCTTGGGCAAACGGCCCTATGGAAGCAGCCCTGCTGTTGATCCCCAGGCCATGAGGCCGCTGGAGGTGACGCTGCGGCAGGTGTACACCACTCGCCGATACACCCGATTCGCCAGCAGAGCGGCCCTTATGCCTCTGGCCTCCGTCGGAGGAGAAACCTGCACTCAGGTTTTACCTTCCATCAGCGCTGACGTGCCTCTAATGCCTCCGAAGAAGAAAACACGCACCTTCTACAGCACTG atcaGTTGGAGGAGCTGGAACGTGTATTTCAGGATGATCACTACCCTGATGGAGACAAGAGAAAGGAGATCGCGGCCTCCATCGGTGTTACGCCCCAGAGAATCATG GTGTGGTTTCAGAACCGTCGAGCCAAATGGAGAAAAACAGCGAAAACCACAACAAAAAAGCCTCCTGCCAGTCGGGGTCAACCTTGTGTCCAGGTCAACAG GCCACCAGTTTTCACAGCTCCTGCTGTTGCATCTCAACATCCCAAGCCTGGGAACACACTCCCCCCCTACAGTACCATCCGGACCAGCCGCACCAGTCCACAAG GTCCAGCTTGTGTTGATGTGGCACCTTGTGTGTCTCAAGGAGGTTTTTTGGAGTACATGCCCCCTCCCATGCACAGTCCTCCTCCGATACGACGAGCCTCCTTGCCTCTCATCACGGCATACAACCCCTCGACTCACACCGTGTCCCTGCTGCTCGACACACCTGAGCACAGTGAGCCCAGCTCCGCAGACACAACACCGCTGAGTTTGCAGACTGACACAGG GATTGACTATGACAGCCTGGGCAACTCTGTAAAGATGGACTTCATGACTTCTGCTCCACAGAACAGCACTTTAAATTACCAGCTCAACACATTTCCTCAACAGTCTAACACCTTATTAGCTCAACAGACTAATAGTCTCCTACCTCAGCAAACAAACACTCTGTTACCCCAACAAACTAGCTGTCTTATGCCCCAGCAGTCCAGCACACTAATGCCCCAGTACTCTCACCTGTCGTACCTCACGCCCTCTCCTTACCTCACGCCCAACCCTACCGAGAGCAGCAGCGCTCCATATCTGCCCCTCAACAACACTCTTCCCGCCTACACCAGCAGTGGACACGCGTATCTCCAGCCTCAAACCGGCAACCAGATGCTGCTCCAGTCAGGAGTTCATG CATTTCAGGCCTACCCTTGGGCTACTGACATGTATAGTCAGCCGGGTCAGTATACACAGGCGGTGTTTCGGCCACAGTTATCGTCACAGGGTCATGAGAGCCAGTACACTCAGCTCCTGCCCCAGCAGCACTACGTTCAGCTCCAAGGAGCGCCGCAGCTGCCCAGCCTGCCTAAACCCACCCCTGACCCCCTACTGCCCAGTGTCAAGGTGGAGTCTGAGGACATGGGCCacagtcagccaatcagagtcagCGAGGCGGAGCCTACCTTTCATTGCGATTTTTCACCAATCAACTTTTAA